The window CGTATGGACGCTGATGATGACGGCGATGATGCTGCCCGCCACGGCACCCGTCGCCGCCTTGTACGCACGCACCCTCACCGTGCACCGGGCACCGCGCATGGTCGTTTTCACGGTTGCCTACCTGCTCGTCTGGGCTGCGGCCGGGCTGCCGGCGTATGCGCTGGCTGTCGGCCTCGGCCGGGCGGCGCGCCTCACCCCTGCGGCGGGGACAGCGGTGGCCGCGGCCGTGTTCGCGGTCAGCGGCGTCTACCAGCTCACGCCTCTCAAAGACCGTTGTCTGGCGAGGTGCCGTTCGCCGATCGGCCTGATGCTGCGCTACGCCTCGTACCCGCGGGCCTCGCGCGATCTGCGTGCCGGAGCCCACCACGGGGCCTTCTGCCTGGGCTGCTGCTGGTCGCTGATGGTGCTGCTGGCGGCGTTCGGTGTGATGAACCTGTGGGCCATGGTGGTCCTGGCCGCCGTGATCACCGCCGAGAAACTCGCTCCATTCGGTCGCCTGATGGCCCGTGCCGTGGGGATCGCCTCGATCGTCCTGGCCGTCGCCGTCTTCTGGGTCCCGGCGCTGGCTGCAGGTCTCACCGGCGGCGGGACGGCCGGGATGTGAGCATCGGCAGGGGCCGAGGAAGCGTCGGTCTACGCGGCAGGCGTGGCGGACTCG of the Streptomyces sp. 1222.5 genome contains:
- a CDS encoding DUF2182 domain-containing protein, which gives rise to MTGGPVTVRIRVVPAGLLLVVAAAAWVWMVTRWGGMSAMPGTMGLGLAAFLAVWTLMMTAMMLPATAPVAALYARTLTVHRAPRMVVFTVAYLLVWAAAGLPAYALAVGLGRAARLTPAAGTAVAAAVFAVSGVYQLTPLKDRCLARCRSPIGLMLRYASYPRASRDLRAGAHHGAFCLGCCWSLMVLLAAFGVMNLWAMVVLAAVITAEKLAPFGRLMARAVGIASIVLAVAVFWVPALAAGLTGGGTAGM